The Methanobacterium sp. genome includes the window CAAGGGTAAATCGTAGACTCCCATTTAACAAAATGACATCAACAGCCCAAATTGAGGTTAATTACGTTCTCGAAGAGATTGTAAAAAGGAAAGAAGAAAAATTCATCCGATTTTTCAATGAAGCAGGCCCAATTTCCACCAGACTACATCAAATTGAGCTTTTACCTGGAATTGGAAAAAAACACATGTGGGATATTATACAAGCACGTAAAGAAGCTCCTTTTAAGGATTTTAAAGATGTGAAAAAAAGAGTTCCCATGCTTTCTGACCCAGTGAAACTGATTGTTAAAAGAATTCAGTTGGAGTTAGAAGCTACAGAAGATCGGAAAGGTAAAAAGAAATATATCCTCTTTACTAGACCTCCTAAAAGAAAATTTTAGGCTAAAGAAAATTATTTAATAAGGGAAATGTTGGCAACAGAAACCTTTAATCTATTAAAAAAGTACCGAATACGTTTAGACAGAAAGAAAGGCCAAAATTACCTTATTAACAATCATTTTTTGTCACAGATAATTGAAAATGCTCATCTCGATCATTCTGATGTTGTGTTGGAGATAGGGGCAGGAATAGGCACTTTAACAGTCCCCCTGGCAGAAAAAGTTTCTAAAGTAGTGGCCATTGAACAAGATAAACGTATCATCCCAATTCTAAGGGAAAGACTTAATGAAAAAGACATTTCCAATGTGGAGATTTTGTTGGGTGACGCCACTAAACTTAATTTCCCCTATTTTTCTAAAGTAGTTTCTAATCTACCTTATCAAATATCATCCCCCATAACCTTCAAACTCCTCGGTTATGATTTTGATTTTGCTATTTTAATGTACCAACTTGAATTTGCCCAGAGAATGATTGCTAAACCAGGTGAATCTCATTATTCTCGACTTTCAGTTATGATGAACCTTTGCACTCAGACTGAACTTCTTTTTAAAGTTCCGAAGAACGCATTTCTACCACCTCCTAAGATTTCTTCTGCGGTTATTAAATTAACTCCTACTAGAAATCCTGATGTTGATGAATTTTTTGTCAAGACTTGCCGAGCTTTATTCCAGCATAAAAAAAAGAAATCAGGAAAGGCATTACTACAGTCATTTCATGAAATTTGTGATATGGACCTTGCCCGAAGTTCTATTCGAGATATAATTTCACAAGTAAATGGAAAATTAATTGAGGAAAGAGTTTTTAAACTAACCCCTGAAGAAATATTAGTAATTTCCAGTGAACTTGAAGATGTTTTGGAGAAGATGTAATATGAATAAAAATTCAGAAAATGATAAAAATCCCTATCAATTATTTCAGGAAGAATTTCCAGAACTGGCAGGATGTTTCAATGATT containing:
- a CDS encoding 16S ribosomal RNA methyltransferase A, with protein sequence MLATETFNLLKKYRIRLDRKKGQNYLINNHFLSQIIENAHLDHSDVVLEIGAGIGTLTVPLAEKVSKVVAIEQDKRIIPILRERLNEKDISNVEILLGDATKLNFPYFSKVVSNLPYQISSPITFKLLGYDFDFAILMYQLEFAQRMIAKPGESHYSRLSVMMNLCTQTELLFKVPKNAFLPPPKISSAVIKLTPTRNPDVDEFFVKTCRALFQHKKKKSGKALLQSFHEICDMDLARSSIRDIISQVNGKLIEERVFKLTPEEILVISSELEDVLEKM
- a CDS encoding DUF655 domain-containing protein, which codes for MEDYAIILDFLPLGYVKEGSNSYKRKPVAQAIGTEEFTLLELTPKENVNLDIHEKVYIGAGQRDKIARVNRRLPFNKMTSTAQIEVNYVLEEIVKRKEEKFIRFFNEAGPISTRLHQIELLPGIGKKHMWDIIQARKEAPFKDFKDVKKRVPMLSDPVKLIVKRIQLELEATEDRKGKKKYILFTRPPKRKF